The genomic region TGCGCCGCCGGTTCTTCACCGAATGCGATCGCCGCAAGCTGGTCGGGGCCTCGGTGCTGGAAGAGGACTGGCCGGATGCGGTCCGCGCGCTGCCCGGCCCGTACTTCTTCGTCGCCGAGGGCGTGCTGCTGTACTTCCCGCCCGCCCAGGTCCGGCTGGCCCTGGCCGGGCTGGCCAGGCACTTCCCCGGCGCGGGGCTGGCCTTCGACACCGCGGGCCGCTGGCTGGTGGACAACCAGGACGCGCCGGTGTTCGAGAAGAACGTGACCGCGAGCTTCCGCTGGTCCTGCGACGATCCCACGGTGATCGGCGAGTGGGGGCTGGGCCTGCGGCACCGCGACTCCCGCACCCTGCTCCAGCTGCCCAAACGGCTGGCCCGCTCGCTGCCGCCGCAGACCCGCGCCACCCTCGGCGTGGTGCGTGCCGCGCTGC from Crossiella sp. CA-258035 harbors:
- a CDS encoding class I SAM-dependent methyltransferase; this encodes MADISVQLGDVQETLLATLYARAVETGKKRGLLRDETAARMVARIDYDFTRFGRSPMLLGSVLRTLILDEWVREFLDANPGGTVVEIGAGLNTRFERLDNGRVHWVDLDLPDAMALRRRFFTECDRRKLVGASVLEEDWPDAVRALPGPYFFVAEGVLLYFPPAQVRLALAGLARHFPGAGLAFDTAGRWLVDNQDAPVFEKNVTASFRWSCDDPTVIGEWGLGLRHRDSRTLLQLPKRLARSLPPQTRATLGVVRAALRSRARGYQVSLFDLEPHVPEPASPADRIG